From Passer domesticus isolate bPasDom1 chromosome 5, bPasDom1.hap1, whole genome shotgun sequence, the proteins below share one genomic window:
- the LOC135300984 gene encoding probable G-protein coupled receptor 19, producing the protein MDNSSGPVLLLTLLLLQNTSSPKASSPPAGSEMAEPPAPCTGPSRNHSLVEYGLRPGEITAASVLWGVLWLISVLGNFLVCLVIHRSRRTQSTTNYFVVSMACADLVSSVGSAPFLLLQLSSGRWALGSGVCRLARYLQYLTPGVQTYVLLAISVDRFYTLIHPMNFRVSREKAKRMTLVSWLCGALFALPACFLYGSSSDHHCNFFLPSSWLGAVSGVIQLSVLLLLIPSLLIILCYQKLFAYIWRSGTEYTAGRRTVNLVLRRKVKTVKMFSIFILNFLLSWLPFFMVQLWHPEETDYRKSSLLFLAITWISFSSSASKPTLFCIYNANLRRGMQEICCMWKYPRSNIYTITASSRTAENNHIIPAQPHQRLHRDAFNREVKEHELSRLGESNPTNTFAKRVSLL; encoded by the coding sequence ATGGATAACAGCAGTGGCCCTGTTCTTCTCCTtaccttgctgctgctgcagaacacGAGCAGCCCCAAAGcctcctcccctcctgctgGCTCCGAGATGGCAGAACCTCCAGCCCCATGCACGGGCCCCAGCAGGAACCACTCTCTGGTAGAGTATGGGCTGAGGCCGGGGGAAATCACAGCTGCCAGCGTGCTTTGGGGAGTGCTGTGGCTGATCTCCGTCTTGGGAAACTTCCTCGTGTGCTTAGTGAtccacaggagcaggaggacGCAGTCCACCACCAACTACTTTGTGGTGTCCATGGCCTGTGCCGACCTGGTGAGCAGCGTGGGCAGCGcgcccttcctgctgctgcagctgagctcgGGGCGCTGGGCGCTGGGCAGCGGCGTGTGCCGGCTGGCCAGGTACCTCCAGTACCTCACGCCCGGGGTCCAGACCTACGTGCTCCTCGCCATCAGCGTGGATCGATTCTACACTCTTATCCATCCCATGAATTTCAGAGTTTCCAGGGAGAAAGCCAAGAGAATGACTCTGGTCTCCTGGCTCTGTGGTGCTCTGTTTGCATTGCCGGCCTGTTTTCTCTATGGCTCCAGCAGTGACCACCACTGCAACTTCTTCCTTCCTAGTTCTTGGCTAGGAGCCGTCTCTGGTGTCATCCAACTCTCAGTGCTGTTGCTTTTGATTCCATCACTCCTCATTATCCTCTGCTACCAGAAACTCTTCGCCTACATTTGGAGAAGTGGCACTGAGTACACAGCTGGAAGGAGGACAGTGAATCTTGTCTTAAGAAGAAAAGTGAAAACTGTCAAGATGTTCTCCATCTTTATCTTGAATTTTCTTCTGTCCTGGCTGCCTTTCTTCATGGTACAGTTGTGGCACCCAGAGGAAACAGACTACAGAAAGAGCTCCTTGCTTTTCCTGGCCATCACCTGGATCTCTTTCAGTTCCTCAGCCTCTAAGCCAACCCTCTTCTGCATCTATAATGCAAACCTCAGAAGAGGAATGCAAGAAATTTGTTGCATGTGGAAATACCCCAGAAGCAACATCTACACCATTACTGCCAGTTCCAGGACAGCTGAAAATAATCACATTATCCCAGCCCAACCTCACCAAAGACTCCACCGTGATGCTTTTAACAGAGAAGTCAAGGAGCATGAGCTTTCCAGGCTTGGTGAGTCCAATCCCACAAATACATTTGCCAAGAGGGTTTCATTACTCTGA